AGATGTTAATCGCTGCACGAGCACTGCAAGGCGCAGCTGGTGGAGGTCTTATGCAATTAGTCTTCATTGTCATCTCGGACCTCTTCAGTATACGCACCCGCGCGTTATATCTCGGTATGATGGGGTTCACCTGGGCACTTGCAGGATCAGCCGGTCCGCTGATCGGTGGAGCGTTCACCGAACTTGTTTCTTGGAGGTGGTGCTTCTGGATAAATCTGCCTGTCTGCGGCCTGTCTTTCATACTCTTGCTGCTTTTCCTGGATGTACACAACCCACGCACAAAGCTAAGAGAGGGTATCGTGGCCGTTGACTGGCTGGGCACAATCTGCATTCTAGCGGTGACTTTACTATTACTCTTGGGATTGGACTTCGGGGGCGCAATATTCCCCTGGAGCAGTCCGAAGGTCATCTGCCTGATCGTGTTCGGAACAGCAATGATCGGCTTCTTCGTGTTCAGTGAGAAACGACTAGCCAAGTACCCGCTGATGCCTCTCAGCATATTCAGCAACTGGTCCAACAACGCAATCATCCTCGTCGCTTTCGCACACAGCATGGTCTCTATCGGTGTTGAATTTTACCTCCCGCTGTACCTGCAAAGCGTGAAGCAAGCCTCACCACTCCGCAGCGGTATCCTCATAATACCCATGATGATAACTGAAGCGGCCGTGGACATTCTATCCGGAATATTGATCTCTCGAACAGGTCGCTACAGAGAAATCACCTGGGCCGGGTTAGCACTCATGACCTTGGGAACGGGTTTATATATCAACCTCGGAATCGACACCCCGGTAGCAAGGATCATTGGGTTTGAGATCATCGGCGGTATCGGCACCGCACTTCTCTTCCAAACACCTGTCATCGCCATCCAGAATACGGTCAGTCAGGCCGATACCGCCTCCGCTACGGCGACTATGAGTTTTCTCCGCAATCTGGCGACATCCTTGTCCATCGTGCTTGGTGGTGTTATATTCCAAAATGGTATGGCCTCTCGTCATTCATTGCTGGTGGACGCTGGCCTTAGTGGATCTGTCCTCGAAGCCTTATCTGGTGATCATGCAGCGGCGAATGTCGAGATCATCAAGTCTATCCAGGACCCGGCGCAGCGTCGCGCAGCGCAGGGTGCTTATGCTTGGAGCTTGcggaatatatttattatgtaTACGTCTGTGGCGGCTGTTGGGTTAGTGGCGGGTGCTTTTATCAAGCAACGACATATGAGCTCGGAGCATACTGTGACGAAGACTGGGATACAGCAGTTGACGAAGCGTGAATCTGCGAGTTAGTGATAGGACGATCGAATATAGATGTGGTTATTGCTGGGTGAGAGAAGTCGCTATATCGACTTCCAAGGTGAAGCAGTGCGCCATTTGTTGATGCTGGTTAGGATTTAGCTTGAAGGGCTGACACTAGGACTTTCATCCGAATATTAAGTTTACGAATGAATGTCTAGGACACTCTGAGTACAGAAATACATGCTCATTTGATTCTCTGTACTGTTTATGTTAGTACCATTTTAATAAGTTAAATCACAGGGATGTTTGTTGGCTAAAACTATGGGAAATGCAGAAGTATTCATCTCCTAGTGATCAGCTACTCAAATGAAATTGTTACTTGGGCAATAGGTGTCAGGCCGAATATGATGCCCTTCCACCCTCTGTATTCACTACTACCTTTACGATGCCAATCAACGGAAATTATGGATAATGAGGAATACTGAATAGCAATCATATTACCCCCATGTGACTATGAATATCACATAGCAATGTAACGAGCGGCAGCATAACGAGACGTGAATGAACTTAGTAAGAATCGTCAGAAAATTGCAACATAAGCCATGAAAAGATAATCATTCTTAAACGAAAGACAAAGCATCACGGCATAGATATGCCGCACGCGAAACAACACCGCCAGTGAAGACCGAACGGACATTGATGACCTCAGTCATCAAAAGCTACGGGCTCTGGGAACGTTTATCTATGACGGCAGCCGCCATCGCAGTTGCATCCGAAGATGTTGCACGCTGTACGCCATGCTTAGTGTTGAATGTATGAACACTTATTGGAATAGATGGGCACTTACATCTATATCCACAGTAAGGCGTTCCCTGAGTACCATCCTCGCAACGCTGTCTCAATTTTTAGTGTGAGGTATGTAGTTTGGCTCGGGATACTAACCCCATTCTTGTCTGCGTGGCAGCAGTCCTGAGTCCTCTCTGGCGAGTCAGGAGCAGGGAGTTCATTTGGTTGTGCCAGGCCGAAAGCCGCAAGGGCGAGAAGGCTGAGGACGTAGAAGGCCTTCATTTTCGTAGTAGCTCGCAGAGGATGTGGTAGTCCTTGGTGGTGTGCTTTTGGTGTTCTTTGAACAAGTGGGGAGATTTGAGAGTGGAGTGAATTGGGGAAGCAGTGATTCAGAGCCAACGACCTCTTATTTATAGACTGGACGAGAgttggcgaagaaggagctgaagtAGGTGTTTGCGTTTTTGCTTCCAGATGACCTCAAGTGCGTCATCCCTTATGCAGAGTGACTCAACATCGTGCACATTTCTTATTCATGGCGCGAAGCAATCCCTGGCTCGGAAAGTCCTTAGTACAAAAGTTGATGGCTGATCTGGCCTCTCAGAGGCCATGCCCCAGGTTCCGAAGTCTTGTATAGATTTTCGTGGCTAGCTAATTGATGTCTACAGTCAGCTGCCTAGTCTAGTTGGATTCTAAACCAGACTGGGTTAACTGAGTGGCGTAGCTAAGCGAGCTGAGTGTTCATGGTTTGGAGCATATATGCTGTACTTGCTCTTAAGGAAGATTTTGTGTCTAGTAGTTGGATCCATGGAGTGTCCTAGAATAGCAAGTTCAGCTTCTTGCTAGATATATCCTCATAATACAGCTTGTGTCATACATATGGCATGGCATAGAACACAGGGCTAACGGAAGACTCTAATCTCAGCCCCGCGTGGTTGTCATACTCTGCAGGACATCCGATTCGGAATGGGTAACGTCGATCGGCTTAGGCTGGATTTAAATCCATATTACCCCTCGTCGGAATATGACCAGGCATCATATTATGCTAATGACTCTGGTCCAAGCACACAGGACCTGCTGCTGGCTCTTTATCTCTCTCCTGTGAAACTAATCCCTCCGATATCTTATATGTAGTTGAATTATGCCAGCCGGTGATATCTCTTCACCAAATGACAGAATGAACGTCGCTTGTATTCTGATTATACTTGAAAGGCCAAGTTAAAAGACTATAACAGGGATATATGACTCTTTAAAATGTGACCGGACTTCCCCGGAATCCCAAAATCGACTGGCCAGGCCCGGAAGATGGGGCGTTTGCTTGAATGCAATATAGCAGTGTTCTCCGCATTCAGGCTTACGCCAAGAGTAAGAAGTACTTATTAGTTCCTTGTTATGCATGAACTGTAGACGAACCGTGATCTGTCGTGGCTTCAGCCTGCATTCGCTCACCGTGGCACCTGAGTCAGCTGAGCCTGAATCTGCCTAGAGAAGACATGCCTCAAAAGCCAACGTCTGCATCTTGATCGCATACAAGTTTGTACTATTGATGTAGAGCCTGCCCGAGGAGCTTCTATCCCTCCACTCGGCAAATAGTTCGCCCAAAGAAGGGAATACGTGCCCCAGCCAATTCACAGCTGCGCCTCAGGGCTCTCCCAAAGGTCACAGGCCTTGGCATGTGGCGAATTTGCAGTAAGAGTACGTCTGCGGCCTGCTAATCAAATATCCGTGAAATATACATCCTTTTAGTCATCGCTTGCGAGAATATCGTGTGTCTAATACGTTCGAACCTTTTGAGATAAATCGAGAGAGCGTTATACTAATGATTCAGTAAACCTCAAGTTATGATATCTTCAATTACAATGACAATCCTCCTGGTTCTGGCACTGCGTCGCAGTACTCTGTACCCCTTAATTTTACATAGTCATCAATTTGAATAACGCACAACATAACAAAATAAGTATTAATACCGGTACAGCACGGAGTATATATGTGTCTTCGGGACCGAACTTTCCTCTCATTGTCAATCTTTTCTCGCTATACTCTATCCGCTCCCCGACTGGCCGTAAACGTTGGTGCGGCCTTTTTCATGACACGCCGGCCTTCCTAAATAACTTCACTACCACCCGCTCCGACATCAATACACTATCACCCAGGATGGCTGGCAATGAAAATCTCCCGAGTGGCATACCAGCCATGACCAAAACGGCGGCAGCACCCCAGTGTTCCAAGGGTGATGACACAGCGGATTTCGGTGACTCTGTGAGaaatgaggatgaggaacTTGATCTCGAAGAGGCAGTCGAGCCCTGGTATAATTACGATATAAAAGAAACCTCACATGTCTTCTATCCCATTTGTCTTGCAGAAGTTCTCAATGGGAGATACTTGGTGGAGAATAAAATGGGCTCAGGCGGTGGCTCCACGGTCTGGATGGCCCACGACCTTCAAGAGACGAGAGATGTAGCTCTCAAAGTCATGGCTTCCAGAGAGTAGGCAGACAACGAAATCTGCATACAAAACGAAATCATTCAGAATATGCAGGATACCTCTCACCTCGTGACCTATTTGGCGACCTTTCTACTGCCCGGAAACGGGTGTCATCATAGGGTCCTAGTGTTTCCCCTAATGGGTCCATGCCTTAACTGGGTTATCCTGAGAGACATGCCCATGGCAACTCGCATGTCCGCTGCTCGGCAGTTGTTAGAGGCCGTGGAAATTTACACAAAGCTGGGATTGTACACCGTGGTAAGTAACCTCTGTTTGCCAGTCTCTTTCCTGTCGGTCTGCATTCTAATTAGTATTCGACAGATCTGAATGAGAGGAACTGTATGTGGGGAATGGCTCCACTCCATAATCTATCTAGGAGTGCTAAATATGAGGCACTCGGTCGACCACCAAGGCAAATCATACCACTTGTCGATCTCTGGAAGCAGGGAGAACTTGTTCGTCCTGTTGAGCTCCCTGAGAATCTACGCACAGACGAATTCTATCTCAGTAATTTTGGTCTAGCGATGAAACTTGGCAACCCCATAATCCCAAAAGGCTATCCGCCTACAGATTTCTGCTTCCCTGATCGTCTTCATAAGATGAAACCAAGCTTTGCCTGCGATATGTTGAGTTACATGGTCATCTTCGGAGCAATTTATCTTCGTTTCCCGCCTTTTCGTAGCTGGCGCTACCTTATCAAGTGTTTGGGTCCACTCCCTGAGCAGTGGAAGGGCCTTTACAATCATCCGCAAAAGAACTTCTACAGGACCTGGACGCTATTCTAATTGTGGGTTGGCGCACCGGGGACTCAATGTTGAGTTGGTACCGAGTATGTACCTAAGTAGTATCAGCAACGGTGCAGCCGATTACGTTCACGGTTTCTTGCTACCAGATATGTCACTTCTCGGTCTTCGTGCTTCTTGTCTCCACAAGGGTCAATCTCATACAAGAGTGAAGTATGGAAAAGACGAATTAGAGAGACAAGGGCAGAAAACGTAGAACAAAACGAAAATCATCCGAACGATGATCGTCTAGGATCCCTCTTCCTGCTCTGCTAACCAGTGGCGTGGTTAAGGTTATAATCTCTTGTCCATGACAACCAAAGATCGCAGGGGGTGTCCACAGTTTAAGTTCCGCGCTTCAGGTGCCGTCCTGAAAACAAATTCCGATTTAATCTATCAGGTTGTTATCATTGCTGTGGAGAGTTATATCAGTTTGGTACATACTTAAAAATGAcaggtaaaaaaaataaaagcaatTCAATGTACAAACATGATGGACATTCATTCAACATCGGGGGTGTACAAATAACCACTGGGTATCTTAAACGTCGTAATAGCAATTTTCGGGGCTGGGACATCCTCCCACGTTGCTGATATCGTCGTCTCATTATTCGCAAGCGGTAGAATGTTCAGCATAGTGCTATAGGTGAGGGACCGAGAGCTTGCTTCATGCCACGTATCGTCACCGTCAGTAATATCCGAATCTCGCGATACCGGACCACGTTGCGCCCAGGTGCCCATGATACTAGGATGTGACGACAAGCATTTATAGGGAACGTGCAGAATATTGGTGCAAAGAAAGTTATAACCCAGATCGACAGGCTCATCGATCCCGACATATGATAACGCAGTGAGTGCCTTGCGGGCGCCTTCGTAGGTAAATGCCATCGCCCACGAGCAGATCGCATTATCCGCATTGAATATAAGACGATGGCTCTCGAAGTTGGGGTCCTCTGCCAACGGTGGACGGACAAACTCGTTCTGGTGGGGTCGCGGCGTAACAGTTAAATCGTTAGGAATCACATAGTACTTCGGCTCCCCTCGCAAGTTTATTCCACAATGTCCTAGCCATAGCATATCCCAGTTATCGCCGTATGGGGAGAAGGGAACACCCTCCGTTCCCTGAAGCGCCCTAGTGCCCCGTGCAAATTCGACCATCTGTGCCTTGATATTCACGTCCCAGTCAGAATCGTCTTCCATGAGGACAGCGCTGCTGATCTTGTTCTCCACGATACTATTGACAGGAAATGGCTGCGTTAGCGCGAAACCTCTATTCGTTTCACCAAACGATCACATACTGTCGTAGAGCATTCATATGGGCGCGCCAGCTTCCGAGCTCGGCGGGTTTATCGCGGTGTTTCTCTTCCGTCCATACCTAGTCACTTGTCAGGGTTGTAGAGGGGAGGGCAGGTACGGTGTGAACGAACAGCAGGGTATGCTTTCGGAGGGATATTGGCGGCTCGGACACCTTCAAACCAGTCTACTTCCAGCCCGGTATAGGATGCCGCCAACGCGATCGCATCGTGCTTATCGGTGCGCTCCTTGAACCCGATTGCGAAAATCTTCTGGAACTAAAGGATTATATTGGTTAGTATTGCCTAGTAGGACGCGCGAAGATGATATAGACGTACCCCTAGGGTAGAGTTTCTGATTCTGCTGTCAAGCAACGCATCGGGATCGGTTGGACCGGTTGGGGAAGTAATCCAGGAACCATCGCCATTTCTAAAGCATGAAAACCACAGCACAGTACCAATGATTAACAAAGCGGCCGTTAACCTTCGGCTAGTGAAGGTGTGCATTGTGCCAACGTCTCCCACCCCAGGTTTTcggagaagggaagagagaaatcaGAACGGATGCGACCGGGCTGAACCCGGCGGCTACAGCAAACAATGAACATGGGGTCATTGTCCCTTTAATTGCTCTAGAGTCTAGTCCCTTATTCGCTTCCCTCCGAGCAAGGGTGGTGAGCAATGGACTAAAGGTGAACGACCAATGACATCAGTACGGAGGTCACGCTAGGGCTCAAGTTCGATTTCGATCCACGCTTAGTTTCTTGGCTCGCAGCACTGTCACAGTCTGTCAGTCTTTTTTCGGTCCTTAGCCGCCGATCGGCAACACACTGGTGCTTCAGTCCAGCAGAGCGAAGGGAATATGCACCGTTTATTGGTTTGTTCTGCCGTGATCCCtgcatactccgtacacccACCAGAGCGTCCCACTTAATCTAACCGGCGGTCATGTGCTTGGTTGGTTCATGTTCGAACAAAAGGACTGCACGTACTTAGGAGCTCCATCTTGGCTACAGGAACATAGGATGGACGCGAGTGTTTATTGTTCTGTGGTCGTTGGTAAGATATCATATGAGTTGCATTACCCTTCTAGAGAAGGCATCCGAATCACCTGACAGACGCGTGAGTTGCGACCGCCAGGACAATCACATTACAGTAATTTTACACGAAACCCCGATGAATTAGAAATGGAACAACACGTGTATTTCCGTAATTGATACAAAAAGCAACCAAGAGTCTACTAATAGTACAAGATACCTAGCTGTGCTCCAGAGTATTCTCTGGACAGAACTTCACTTACATTGTTAATCTCTTCTCGCTGTCCTTTATCTTATCCCACTAGCTGGAAATATTTGCGACTTGTTCCCCTGAACAACCTCGTCATCAACCCTTTCCGCATCGATACATGATAACAAGGCCTGTCATGGATTGCTCCTGTTGTTACCCTTATTTACTCGAATGCTTGTCAATTAAGATCAAAAGGATTCAATGAACATCACAATACATTTACTAGTCCTGCCCTTGCGTCCGGGGGTGTCTACCGCCAGGTTAGCCTGCCTTGCCTCTCGAATATCGATACCGACAAATACACAATGGTATTGTTGACGCGAACAACAGGGTTTCTTCGGAGAGATCCAGTACGGACATATGCTTGATAGTGTTCTGTGGCCTTTCCATTGTCTGCTTCCCGTACGCCTCGTATCACATGATGTGTCAAATACTCAAGTCTTATGATCTTCATGTTATAGAGAGCCATAGAGAAACCCACCACCCAATGGTTAGTTAACATGAAGTTCGATGTTGTCTGTATCATTAAGAGAATATTTACCTATAGCCACCAATATAGGTTCAGTCAATAAGTACACAGTACCTACAGCTAAGTATGCAATAAGAAGCTTCATGAGAgaacaacagaagaagaccagACTCCCCTACTCATCCGCCACAGTCCAAACAACCTCCAGTATCCGAGGGCTACCTGAGTCTGGCTCATGGACATAAATCTGCCGGAGTCTCTGTCCTTCTAGGACGGCGCTCTTCATCCGGAAGGACACCTTCTTTTCATCCTTTGGGCGCAACGGTCCTAAACTGAATGCGTACCCCTGGTCACGAGCCCAGTCACTGGGATCCCACGTCTGCTCCATACCGATCATATCGTTCATGGGCGAGGAATACTGCACAAGCGAAAACCCATTGATGAAATACCATCTATCCGATATGCGCCACCGTTGAAGCTGACAGTCGTCGCCGCAGATGGCGGCTGCCCGACCGAGAGCTACCACGTCCACGTCATACCAGGACTTCCAATGGTGTATAGAAAGGGGCAACGGTCGGCCAGATTCAAAGAAGCCAGTCACGTCACCCCCGAAGTCAACCTGGAAGAGCCCTCGCTCCCAGGTGAGTTTGGTTGTGGTGTGTTGATAGATACACTGGGAGATCCGCTTATCGCCGTGATCCTTGAACGCATAACATATGTCATAGACCTCATTCATCTGCTGCAACAAGGGAATCGAAAGGAATATCCCCGCACCTCCATACGCCATGAATGAGAAAATATTCATCTGTCCCCAGTTCTCGGTCGGGGCACCTATGTAATACGGCTTGGTAGCATCATAGGTCGCGAGTCTCTCGACTAGGTTTGACATAGACGGGAAAAATGTATCATCATCGATGATAACCGCCCACTGCGTATGCGCGTCGCGATTCTCCCAGAGTACCTTGGTCAAGCGGAAGTATCGGTCCAgccattcttccttcgaCTCGATGATGGTAAGCTTAATATCCAGTTCCTGAGCCCGGTTGAGAACCTTcaacttttccttcttggGCACGACGTCGACCATTGCGAAGATCCGGGCCCCTGTCCCTCCCGCCCAGTGTGCGAATGGGCCCAGCGAGTCGCTCAGTCGTTCGAGGGAGGTCGAAACACCGAATACCATATGCGATGCGTCTGCTCGTGCTTTTGCCGCGGGGGCTTCGATCGTGGCGGTTGGGGCGCATTGGGTTTCCGGGAGATAGATCCGATCATCGTCGGTGTCTAGGTCGAGTATTTCGAACTTTGGAACGGGGACATCTAGGGTATCGGAAACACCATTGTGACTCTTTGAACGCCGCACGGCGATTTCCCACCGTCTGTATTCCGCGGAAGAATTGTATCCGAGTGATTTTAGGAGTTCCGCATCCACATAACAAGTGCTGGAGTTCCTATCGTTATTCACGACACCGCCGGTTCCtgaagacgaaggaaaagTGACGGTTTCAACGTGGGGCTGAGGAGGTTGTGTTCTCGACAGAAGGAAAACCGTGAAGGTCGCTAGAATAACCGAGGCAGCGATGACTGGTTTCAGTCGCTGGCGCGTGCGTCGCAACGAGAGGGATGACATTGTCCCGAGGTCATGCTATGAGTATCAGAACAGAATGTGAAGAGTAAGACCCATGGCAATTCTTCAACAAAATTCCCCAGGCTATGATTTCCGGCCAGACTGTCAAAAATTGGGGCCCTTGTGGGAGGGTGCGGAGGGACCACTTTCCCAGTTCTGCCAAGAGAGCCCTAGCAGGTTAGCAAATGGGCTGGATATATTGCGATTGCGCTAGATAAGATGGCGTGTTACATATTGACTGCGGGGATCGTAATTTTAGTCCATATCCATACCGTGATCATTGGTTAATTGGGTGGTGGGTCCCAGGGGTCAATGTAACCATGCTAGGGCCTATTGATACTTCCAGCGTGGGAAACTCCAccaagctcctccagagtACTTGACTAGGGCTCAGGGTAAACGTAAAAGACATcttccgtactccgtactccgtacatactcCATAGAAGTGCTGAAGCTAGAGCTGAGTGCAGATCAAGTTTAGGTATATGTTCGATTCATTTTGAGGCCTTTAATATACATGACGCAAAACCTTAAGATTCTACCCGCAACGTATACATCTCCACAGCTTCATCCCCTATTATTGCTGTCCTGTTCAAGACCTCTGATAAgggcttttcttgttgtaaGAGCAGAGTGATATCGCTACTGAGAGGGAGAGACATCATAATGGCTTACAGTGAAGATAACCAGCTACTAATACTTCTGCACTGAGCTTACCACTCGTAATAGACCATCCGCTCCCTGTTCTATGAGGTGTAACGCCATTCATCACACGGAATTGCGCGGTAATGGAGATATGCTGGCTTCAGAACATAATGCGTCTTTACCCTTGTCTTGAGGTTTTGTCAATTCTACCTCCGTACCTACTGCATCACTTGATTGCAGTATATTTTCTCCCAGGACGTAAAATCAATTGATGGCCCTTGCAGCTGGCGCCGGGAAAGTATGGGGAATAGATATAACTTCCAAATGCAGCTACTATGATAGCCGTATCCAACGCATTGATCCTATAATCTGGGTTTTAGTTGCAACCATCTCTCAGACCTACAGAGTAATTTTGCTTCTTGCTTATCCAGACGGACCCCAGTGTAGAGAGCTTGAATATGTTGAATGAATTGGGATAATCAGGATTACTCTACTcagaaagaaatatatccTAGTAGGAAGTAATAAGTAATATTTTGACCCGGTAGCcgatttagtccgccgtacAACTTCCATGACCCCGACTCTGCAATCCCTCCGTCCTGTCTGAGACCGCCTACATAAGGCCTATCACTCCGATAAATCCAGTTCGATAGCTAtcctttctattttctctttAACTAATAAACGTTGAATGTTACAGCATCATGGGTGAGGAAAATTCCTTTTGAAATTCGGCGTGCAAGAACTCAAATAGGTCATctagattatctatatattttcatGACACGGCGCTTTCGCTCCTATTCAATGCCACGTGATAAAATATCGAAGCAATAATTCATGTTGCTC
This window of the Aspergillus flavus chromosome 8, complete sequence genome carries:
- a CDS encoding putative efflux pump antibiotic resistance protein, which gives rise to MRSHPSSRKSTIANFSGYSFCSTRTSLSRKMTDRKEVAVEQDAKSLEAGAPEAPSQTPNDQTMEQLDIFEAPKIRTKLRITAIMIALNVLESFSFSLHLLVLFVGALDQTIVATSIPTISAALHSAAGYTWIGGAYLLANAATAPMWAKFSDIWGRKPVLLGAVIFFAIASIIAALSKNMEMLIAARALQGAAGGGLMQLVFIVISDLFSIRTRALYLGMMGFTWALAGSAGPLIGGAFTELVSWRWCFWINLPVCGLSFILLLLFLDVHNPRTKLREGIVAVDWLGTICILAVTLLLLLGLDFGGAIFPWSSPKVICLIVFGTAMIGFFVFSEKRLAKYPLMPLSIFSNWSNNAIILVAFAHSMVSIGVEFYLPLYLQSVKQASPLRSGILIIPMMITEAAVDILSGILISRTGRYREITWAGLALMTLGTGLYINLGIDTPVARIIGFEIIGGIGTALLFQTPVIAIQNTVSQADTASATATMSFLRNLATSLSIVLGGVIFQNGMASRHSLLVDAGLSGSVLEALSGDHAAANVEIIKSIQDPAQRRAAQGAYAWSLRNIFIMYTSVAAVGLVAGAFIKQRHMSSEHTVTKTGIQQLTKRESAS
- a CDS encoding uncharacterized protein (expressed protein) translates to MKAFYVLSLLALAAFGLAQPNELPAPDSPERTQDCCHADKNGRCEDGTQGTPYCGYRCKCPSIPISVHTFNTKHGVQRATSSDATAMAAAVIDKRSQSP
- a CDS encoding uncharacterized protein (expressed protein), with the protein product MWGMAPLHNLSRSAKYEALGRPPRQIIPLVDLWKQGELVRPVELPENLRTDEFYLSNFGLAMKLGNPIIPKGYPPTDFCFPDRLHKMKPSFACDMLSYMVIFGAIYLRFPPFRSWRYLIKCLGPLPEQWKGLYNHPQKNFYRTWTLF